A genomic segment from Octopus sinensis linkage group LG4, ASM634580v1, whole genome shotgun sequence encodes:
- the LOC115210678 gene encoding neurensin-1-like, whose translation MENVTSTEATAGSFEEDLEALNSEAEEGHRNSSLASTKRLLFKTVGKQDSNDLSRDYIGVKSYLHYFYESPSFKDPSIYEEEDSLRYLLNPQRRRRRCPPIWWKIFLWLGANLLFFGIVGILVGYLVPQRKVIIDINSNTKIAMVDRDAERYNKMLDVCKVIGLILFCAGGAIFSLSLLFPSFFTSYCEDDIHDATEESFQISVGDMEKRSNSSVEMTIPVTAETKSVQPNIGQSVVVTDDLIKMKD comes from the exons ATGGAGAACGTCACTTCAACAGAAGCGACAGCTGGCAGCTTCGAAGAAGATCTTGAAGCTTTGAATAGTGAAGCTGAAGAAGGACACCGAAACAGCTCACTGGCGTCAACCAAACGCCTACTGTTCAAAACAGTTGGTAAACAGGATAGCAATGATCTCAGTCGGGACTATATTGGAGTGAAGTCATATCTGCATTATTTTTATGAATCACCATCATTCAAAGACCCATCGATCTATGAAGAG gAAGACAGTCTCCGTTATCTGTTGAATCCACAAAGGCGAAGAAGGCGTTGTCCTCCAATATGGTGGAAGATATTTTTGTGGCTTGGTGCCAATCTTCTCTTTTTTGGAATTGTTGGGATTCTGGTTGGTTATTTAGTGCCACAGAGAAAAGTCATCATTGATATTAACAGTAATACAAAAATTGCAATGGTCGACAGAGATGCTGAACGCTACAACAAAATGCTTGATGTTTGTAAAGTTATTGGTCTTATTCTTTTTTGTGCTGGTGGAGCCATTTTCTCATTGTCTTTGCTTTTTCCAAGTTTTTTCACAAGTTACTGTGAGGATGATATTCATGATGCTACAGAAGAGTCTTTCCAAATCAGTGTTGGAGATATGGAGAAAAGATCCAATTCCTCTGTAGAAATGACCATTCCAGTCACAGCTGAAACAAAGAGTGTCCAGCCAAATATTGGCCAGTCTGTTGTAGTCACTGATGATCTCATAAAAATGAAAGACTGA